A stretch of the Mycobacterium sp. ITM-2016-00317 genome encodes the following:
- a CDS encoding VOC family protein, whose product MNGHDPLDVLRGGDLPVAPDRAFAQRLRARLEAAADLFEQQPDRTQGVTMSGTDTAIAELARPAPVVHGAAVPYLTVADARAAIDWYIDVFGAALAGDPIEMDDGRIGHAELTLAGGVLYLADEYPEIGLKAPAPQAVSVSLMVTVADTDAALQRARDGGAHIQREPYENYGARNAALVDPFGHRWMLTGPVTGAVVPIQHGDVGFVSVWTPDAQLAAAFYGRVLGWQVDAATQTVTNVGQRIGLASADRQTLFCCYAVTDLDGARESIVSGGGSVGAVERLGFGDVLRATDSQGTEFGVYVPNQAEPRPLLNGGGHGELSYLTYQVPDSQEFKAFYSRVLFWTFSPGRVADGWEIEGTRPMSGAAGGSTSAVTVPMWTVDDIDAAVARVREAGGTVIDEPSQQSYGKSALCADDQGTRFYLGEL is encoded by the coding sequence GTGAACGGACACGATCCGCTCGACGTGCTGCGCGGCGGCGACCTCCCCGTCGCACCGGACCGCGCGTTCGCGCAGCGCCTGCGGGCCCGCCTCGAGGCGGCGGCCGACCTCTTCGAACAGCAACCTGATCGAACCCAAGGAGTGACCATGAGCGGAACCGATACTGCCATCGCCGAACTCGCCCGGCCGGCGCCGGTGGTGCACGGCGCGGCCGTGCCCTATCTCACCGTCGCCGACGCCCGCGCCGCCATCGACTGGTACATCGACGTATTCGGCGCCGCGCTGGCCGGTGACCCGATCGAGATGGACGACGGCCGGATCGGCCACGCCGAACTCACGCTGGCCGGCGGCGTGCTGTACCTGGCCGACGAGTATCCCGAAATCGGGCTGAAAGCACCGGCGCCGCAGGCGGTCTCGGTGAGCCTGATGGTCACGGTGGCAGACACCGATGCCGCGTTGCAGCGCGCCCGCGACGGGGGTGCGCACATCCAGCGCGAGCCGTACGAGAATTACGGCGCCCGAAACGCCGCACTGGTCGACCCGTTCGGGCACCGGTGGATGCTCACCGGCCCGGTGACCGGCGCCGTCGTGCCGATCCAGCACGGTGACGTCGGGTTCGTTTCGGTGTGGACGCCGGACGCGCAGCTCGCGGCGGCGTTCTACGGCCGCGTGCTCGGCTGGCAGGTCGACGCCGCGACCCAGACGGTGACCAACGTCGGTCAGCGCATCGGCCTGGCGTCGGCAGACCGACAGACGCTGTTCTGCTGCTACGCGGTGACCGACCTCGACGGCGCGCGGGAGAGCATCGTGTCCGGCGGCGGATCCGTCGGCGCGGTCGAGCGGCTGGGCTTCGGTGACGTGCTGCGCGCCACCGACTCTCAGGGCACCGAGTTCGGCGTGTACGTGCCCAATCAGGCGGAACCGAGGCCGCTGCTGAACGGCGGCGGGCACGGCGAGCTGTCCTACCTCACCTACCAGGTGCCGGATTCGCAAGAGTTCAAGGCTTTCTACAGCAGGGTGTTGTTCTGGACGTTCTCCCCTGGTCGGGTTGCCGACGGCTGGGAGATCGAAGGGACCCGTCCGATGTCGGGCGCCGCGGGCGGCAGTACGAGCGCGGTCACCGTGCCGATGTGGACGGTCGACGACATCGACGCCGCGGTGGCCCGGGTGCGCGAGGCGGGCGGCACCGTGATCGACGAGCCGTCGCAGCAGTCCTACGGGAAGTCCGCGCTGTGCGCCGACGATCAGGGCACCCGCTTCTACCTCGGCGAGCTCTAG
- a CDS encoding sigma-70 family RNA polymerase sigma factor has protein sequence MSAQPDGEHAPRALLALYDEALPAVFGYFVRRCGDRGTAEDLTSETFLAAMDAARKPSPPELTVPWLIGVARHKLADHYRRRHDRHSVPVAEPPEPVEPEDTWDAHLNRIVAEQVLARLPEHHRSVLALRYMDDCSVPECAEMIGRTVHATEALLVRARRAFRAAYPQPEGGLL, from the coding sequence GTGAGTGCCCAACCGGACGGCGAGCACGCTCCGCGGGCACTGCTCGCGCTGTACGACGAGGCTCTGCCGGCGGTCTTCGGCTACTTCGTCAGGCGCTGCGGTGACCGCGGGACGGCCGAGGACCTGACGTCGGAGACCTTTCTGGCGGCGATGGATGCTGCGCGCAAGCCGTCACCGCCGGAGCTGACCGTGCCGTGGCTGATCGGGGTGGCCCGGCACAAGCTCGCCGACCACTACCGGCGACGGCACGACCGGCACTCGGTGCCGGTCGCCGAGCCGCCCGAACCGGTCGAGCCCGAGGACACCTGGGACGCGCATCTGAACCGCATCGTTGCCGAGCAGGTGCTGGCCCGGTTGCCCGAGCATCACCGCAGCGTGCTGGCGTTGCGCTACATGGACGACTGCTCCGTGCCGGAGTGCGCGGAGATGATCGGGCGCACCGTCCACGCGACGGAGGCGCTTCTGGTGCGGGCCCGACGGGCGTTCCGGGCCGCGTACCCGCAACCGGAAGGAGGACTGCTGTGA
- the mftR gene encoding mycofactocin system transcriptional regulator (MftR, the mycofactocin system transcriptional regulator, is an uncharacterized TetR family DNA-binding transcription factor. Its role is inferred by context. It occurs as part of the biosynthesis locus for mycofactocin, a partially characterized electron carrier derived from the terminal Val-Tyr dipeptide of the precursor peptide MftA, through a radical SAM enzyme-mediated process.), translating to MGAAKARVGRRRSTSFEHLSDVALDLFMARGFDEVSVDDVAAAAGIARRTLFRYYPSKSALPWGDFDAHLEHMRELLDEFGPGVPIRDALRTALLAFNDFDDPERHRQRMRLILETEALQAYSMTMYEGWRAVIAAFVARRLGVEPAHLMPQTVAWTMLAVSLSAYEHWLADESVALPVALGESFDMLSSGLAGLETGVSEFGA from the coding sequence ATGGGCGCCGCAAAAGCGCGGGTGGGCCGCCGTCGGTCGACGAGCTTCGAGCACCTCAGCGATGTCGCGCTGGACCTGTTCATGGCACGCGGGTTCGACGAGGTCAGCGTCGACGACGTCGCAGCCGCGGCCGGTATCGCTCGCCGGACCCTGTTCCGCTACTACCCGTCCAAGAGTGCGCTGCCCTGGGGCGACTTCGACGCCCACCTCGAGCACATGCGCGAACTGCTCGACGAGTTCGGTCCCGGCGTACCGATCCGCGACGCGCTGCGCACCGCACTGCTGGCGTTCAACGACTTCGACGACCCCGAACGGCACCGGCAGCGGATGCGCCTGATCCTGGAAACCGAGGCACTGCAAGCCTATTCGATGACGATGTACGAAGGATGGCGGGCGGTGATCGCGGCCTTCGTCGCCCGCAGGCTGGGAGTCGAGCCGGCGCACCTGATGCCGCAGACGGTGGCGTGGACGATGCTCGCGGTGTCCCTGTCGGCTTATGAGCACTGGCTGGCCGACGAGTCGGTGGCGCTGCCGGTTGCGCTGGGCGAGTCGTTCGACATGCTGTCGTCCGGTCTCGCCGGTCTGGAAACTGGGGTGTCGGAGTTCGGCGCCTGA
- the mftA gene encoding mycofactocin precursor MftA (Mycofactocin is a small molecule electron carrier derived from the final two amino acids, Val-Tyr, of MftA, the mycofactocin precursor. It plays a role in redox homeostasis and the metabolism of alcohols and aldehydes in Actinobacteria, including Mycobacterium tuberculosis.) → MDQNQHAQTEELVTESLVEEVSIDGMCGVY, encoded by the coding sequence ATGGATCAGAATCAGCATGCCCAGACCGAGGAACTGGTAACCGAGAGCCTGGTCGAAGAGGTCTCCATCGACGGGATGTGCGGGGTCTACTGA
- the mftB gene encoding mycofactocin biosynthesis chaperone MftB (MftB, a small protein, is a peptide chaperone that assists the radical SAM enzyme MftC in performing two modifications to the C-terminal Val-Tyr dipeptide of the mycofactocin precursor peptide, MftA. MftB's role is analogous to the role of PqqD in the biosynthesis of PQQ, a cofactor that derives entirely from a Tyr and a Glu in the precursor PqqA.), translating to MTAPNFDADRHWRLHPQVAVRPEPFGALLYHFGTRKLSFLKNRTIVEVINSLPDHPDARSACRAAGIDDAAQAPYFHALGVLVQSQMLVADSGEKS from the coding sequence ATGACCGCGCCGAACTTCGATGCCGACCGGCACTGGCGGTTGCACCCGCAGGTGGCGGTGCGGCCCGAACCGTTCGGCGCCCTGCTCTACCACTTCGGGACTCGCAAGCTGTCATTCCTGAAGAACCGGACGATCGTCGAGGTGATCAACTCGCTTCCTGATCACCCCGACGCTCGTTCCGCTTGCCGCGCCGCCGGGATCGACGATGCCGCGCAGGCGCCCTACTTCCACGCGCTGGGTGTACTGGTCCAGTCGCAGATGCTCGTCGCCGACTCAGGAGAGAAGTCATGA
- the mftC gene encoding mycofactocin radical SAM maturase (MftC is a radical SAM/SPASM enzyme that catalyzes the first two steps in biosynthesis of the electron carrier mycofactocin from the terminal Val-Tyr dipeptide of the precursor peptide MftA.) yields MTLAAPVPRLVDQFERGLDAPICLTWELTYACNLSCVHCLSSSGKRDPRELSTQQCKDIIDELERMQVFYVNIGGGEPTVRSDFWELVDYATEHHVGVKFSTNGVRIDKEVAAKLAASDYVDVQISLDGATAEVNDAVRGPGSFAMAVRALENLKEAGFKDAKISVVVTRHNIDQLDDFKALADNYGATLRITRLRPSGRGADVWDELHPTPAQQVQLYDWLVARGERVLTGDSFFHLSGLGEPGALAGLNLCGAGRVVCLIDPVGDVYACPFAIHDKFLAGNILTSNGFQDVWQNSELFRELREPQSAGACSGCGHYDACRGGCMAAKFFTGLPMDGPDPECVQGYGEPALALERDKPKSSVDHSRSGSRKPKGPIPLTLLSAPPKKFCNESPV; encoded by the coding sequence ATGACGCTCGCCGCACCCGTGCCCCGGCTGGTCGACCAGTTCGAGCGCGGCCTGGACGCCCCGATCTGCCTGACGTGGGAGCTCACCTACGCATGCAACCTGTCCTGCGTGCACTGCCTGTCCTCGTCGGGCAAGCGCGACCCGCGTGAGCTGTCCACGCAGCAGTGCAAGGACATCATCGACGAGCTCGAACGCATGCAGGTGTTCTACGTCAACATCGGTGGCGGCGAACCCACTGTGCGCAGCGACTTCTGGGAGCTCGTCGACTACGCGACCGAGCACCACGTCGGGGTGAAGTTCTCCACCAACGGCGTACGGATCGACAAGGAGGTGGCCGCGAAGCTGGCCGCCAGCGACTACGTCGACGTGCAGATCTCGCTCGACGGCGCCACCGCCGAGGTCAACGACGCGGTCCGCGGCCCGGGTTCGTTCGCGATGGCGGTGCGCGCGCTGGAGAACCTCAAAGAGGCCGGCTTCAAGGACGCCAAGATCTCGGTGGTGGTCACCCGCCACAACATCGACCAGCTCGACGACTTCAAGGCGCTGGCCGACAACTACGGCGCCACGCTGCGCATCACCCGGCTGCGCCCGTCGGGCCGCGGCGCCGACGTCTGGGACGAACTGCACCCGACGCCGGCCCAGCAGGTTCAGCTCTACGACTGGCTGGTCGCCCGCGGCGAGCGGGTGCTCACCGGTGACTCGTTCTTCCACCTGTCCGGGCTCGGCGAGCCCGGCGCACTGGCCGGGCTGAACCTGTGCGGTGCGGGGCGCGTGGTCTGCCTGATCGACCCGGTGGGCGACGTCTACGCCTGCCCGTTCGCCATCCACGACAAGTTCCTGGCCGGGAACATCCTGACCAGCAACGGATTTCAGGACGTTTGGCAGAACTCGGAGTTGTTCCGGGAGCTGCGCGAGCCGCAGTCGGCCGGCGCCTGCAGCGGTTGCGGACACTACGACGCGTGCCGCGGCGGCTGCATGGCCGCCAAGTTCTTCACCGGCCTGCCGATGGACGGTCCCGACCCCGAGTGCGTGCAGGGCTACGGCGAGCCCGCCCTGGCCCTCGAGCGCGACAAGCCCAAGTCCAGCGTGGACCACTCCCGCTCCGGCAGCCGTAAGCCGAAGGGCCCCATCCCGCTCACGCTGCTGAGCGCTCCTCCCAAGAAGTTCTGTAACGAAAGTCCGGTGTAG
- the mftD gene encoding pre-mycofactocin synthase MftD (MftD, an enzyme found in the mycofactocin biosynthesis locus, performs an oxidative deamination of 3-amino-5-[(p-hydroxyphenyl)methyl]-4,4-dimethyl-2-pyrrolidinone (AHDP). The resulting compound, now called pre-mycofactocin (PMFT), is a biologically active redox cofactor that can oxidize the non-exchangeable NADH of TIGR03971 family SDR-type oxidoreductases.) — translation MARDTWFETVAIAQQRAKKRLPKSAYSSLISASEKGVTVSDNVESFSQLGFAPHVIGATEKREMSTTVMGQDISLPVIISPTGVQAIDPDGEVAVARAAAARGTAMGLSSFASKPMEEVTAVNDKIFFQIYWLGSRDEILARMERARAAGAKGLILTTDWSFSHGRDWGSPKIPEQMDLKTMLRMSPEVITKPRWFFSFAKHLRPPDLRVPNQGRIGEAGPPFFEAYGQWMGTPPPTWEDVAWLREQWGGPFLLKGTVRVDDAKRAVDAGVSAITVSNHGGNNLDGTPAAIRCLPAIADAVGDQIEVLLDGGIRRGSDVVKAVALGARAVMIGRAYLWGLAANGQAGVENVLDILRGGIDSAMMGLGKSSIHELTREDILIPEGFTRTLGV, via the coding sequence ATGGCACGTGATACCTGGTTCGAAACCGTCGCGATCGCCCAGCAGCGGGCGAAGAAGCGGCTGCCGAAATCGGCCTACTCCTCGCTGATCTCGGCCAGCGAGAAGGGCGTGACGGTCTCCGACAACGTCGAGTCTTTCTCTCAGCTCGGCTTCGCGCCCCACGTGATCGGCGCGACTGAGAAGCGTGAGATGTCGACAACGGTGATGGGGCAAGACATTTCGTTGCCGGTCATCATCTCGCCGACCGGTGTGCAGGCGATCGACCCGGACGGCGAAGTGGCGGTGGCGCGGGCGGCCGCGGCGCGTGGCACCGCGATGGGCCTGTCGTCGTTCGCGAGCAAGCCCATGGAAGAGGTCACCGCGGTCAACGACAAGATCTTCTTCCAGATCTACTGGCTGGGCAGCCGCGACGAGATCCTCGCGCGCATGGAGCGCGCCAGGGCGGCCGGCGCCAAGGGCCTGATCCTGACCACCGACTGGAGCTTCTCGCACGGCCGGGACTGGGGCAGCCCGAAGATCCCGGAGCAGATGGACCTCAAGACCATGCTGCGGATGTCGCCGGAGGTCATCACCAAGCCGCGCTGGTTCTTCAGTTTCGCCAAGCACCTGCGCCCGCCGGACCTGCGGGTGCCCAACCAGGGCCGCATCGGCGAGGCCGGTCCGCCGTTCTTCGAGGCCTACGGGCAGTGGATGGGAACTCCGCCTCCGACCTGGGAAGACGTCGCCTGGCTGCGCGAACAGTGGGGCGGCCCGTTCCTGCTCAAGGGCACGGTGCGTGTCGACGACGCCAAACGTGCTGTGGATGCCGGTGTTTCGGCGATCACGGTGTCCAACCACGGCGGCAACAACCTGGACGGCACGCCGGCCGCGATCCGCTGCCTGCCCGCCATCGCCGATGCCGTCGGCGACCAGATCGAGGTTTTGCTGGACGGCGGGATCCGGCGGGGCAGCGACGTGGTCAAAGCGGTTGCTCTGGGCGCCAGGGCCGTGATGATCGGCCGCGCGTATCTGTGGGGTCTGGCCGCCAACGGGCAGGCCGGCGTGGAGAACGTGCTCGACATCCTGCGCGGCGGTATCGACTCCGCGATGATGGGTTTGGGCAAATCCTCGATCCATGAACTGACCCGGGAGGACATCCTGATTCCGGAAGGATTCACCAGGACTCTCGGGGTCTGA
- the mftE gene encoding mycofactocin biosynthesis peptidyl-dipeptidase MftE has translation MNSAYHRRVVFPRVLGNSTSRQLHDSLTQQMPALVVPVGSLEQHGPHLPLDTDTRIASAVAEALITRLRAGDTPDWVIAPAVGYGASGEHEGFAGTVSIGTIALAELLTEFARSACRWASRIVFVNGHGGNVEALRRAVGLLRDEARDVGWSSCMSSNADAHAGHTETSVLLHISPDAVRQDELVPGNRAPLSELMPQMRRGGVAAVSSLGILGDPTTATAEEGERIFAEMVDACAVRVRRWAPDRQGMLT, from the coding sequence GTGAATTCGGCCTACCATCGTCGCGTGGTCTTCCCCCGTGTGCTCGGGAACTCAACGTCGAGGCAGCTGCACGACTCTTTGACCCAGCAGATGCCCGCCTTGGTCGTTCCGGTCGGCTCCCTCGAGCAACACGGACCCCATCTTCCGTTGGACACCGACACCCGGATCGCGTCCGCCGTCGCGGAGGCGCTCATCACCCGGCTGCGGGCCGGGGACACGCCGGACTGGGTGATCGCGCCTGCGGTCGGCTACGGCGCCAGCGGGGAGCACGAGGGCTTCGCAGGCACCGTCTCGATCGGCACCATCGCGCTGGCCGAACTGCTGACCGAATTCGCCCGATCCGCGTGCCGCTGGGCCTCGCGGATCGTCTTCGTCAACGGCCACGGCGGCAATGTCGAGGCACTGCGCCGCGCGGTGGGCCTACTGCGCGACGAGGCACGGGATGTGGGATGGTCGTCCTGTATGTCCAGCAATGCCGATGCGCATGCCGGCCATACCGAAACATCCGTATTGCTACATATTTCGCCGGACGCGGTGAGGCAGGATGAGCTGGTCCCGGGCAACCGGGCACCGCTGTCTGAGCTGATGCCGCAGATGCGGCGAGGGGGAGTGGCGGCGGTGAGTTCGCTGGGGATTCTGGGGGATCCCACCACGGCGACGGCGGAGGAGGGGGAGAGGATCTTTGCCGAGATGGTGGACGCGTGTGCGGTGCGGGTTCGCCGCTGGGCACCGGACCGACAGGGGATGCTGACGTGA
- the mftF gene encoding mycofactocin biosynthesis glycosyltransferase MftF (Members of this protein family, MftF, are glycosyltransferases, members of PF00535 (glycosyl transferase family 2). The encoding gene is found as part of the mycofactocin cassette, in Mycobacterium tuberculosis, many other Actinobacteria, and occasional members of other lineages. Mycofactocin itself, a putative redox carrier, is a heavily modified derivative of the C-terminal Val-Tyr dipeptide of the mycofactocin precursor MftA (TIGR03969).): protein MTGPRLPDGFAIQVDRRVRVLGEGAALLGGSPTRLLRLAPAAQTMLNGGRLEVHDAVSAQLARTLLDATVAHPRPLSGPSHRDVTVVIPVRDNASGLGRLVAALRGLRVVIVDDGSTVPVSESDFASTRCDVCVLRHDTSRGPAAARNTGLAACTTDLVAFLDSDVVPRKGWLEALLGHFCDPAVALVAPRIVALNPSDSVVARYEAVRSSLDLGIREAPVIPYGTVAYVPSAAIICRRTALLEIGGFDESLVSGEDVDLCWRLNEAGARLRYEPIATVAHDHRTELRKWFTRKSFYGSSAAPLTMRHPGKTAPLVISGWTLVVWMLVALGSGIGYAASIAVAALTGRRIAKSLSSVQTEPMEVAVVAAQGLGSAALQLASAICRHYWPVALVAAVVSRRCRRVVVVAAVLDGVFDWVSRHGHADDDTKRVGLLTHLALKRLDDIAYGLGLWTGVIRERNAGALKPQIRA, encoded by the coding sequence GTGACCGGCCCACGGCTCCCGGATGGGTTTGCCATCCAGGTGGACCGAAGGGTGCGGGTGCTCGGGGAAGGCGCCGCCCTGCTCGGTGGCTCGCCGACGCGTCTGCTCCGGCTCGCGCCCGCTGCGCAGACCATGCTTAACGGCGGCAGGCTCGAAGTGCACGACGCGGTCAGCGCGCAACTGGCGCGCACCCTGCTCGACGCCACCGTCGCCCATCCGCGGCCGCTCAGCGGGCCGTCGCACCGTGACGTCACCGTAGTGATCCCGGTGCGCGACAACGCTTCCGGGCTGGGTCGGCTGGTCGCCGCGCTGCGCGGGCTGAGGGTCGTGATCGTCGACGACGGTTCGACCGTGCCGGTATCCGAATCGGACTTCGCGTCGACGCGCTGCGACGTCTGCGTGCTGCGCCACGACACGAGCAGGGGCCCCGCGGCGGCCCGCAACACCGGGCTGGCGGCCTGCACCACCGACCTCGTCGCGTTCCTGGACTCCGACGTCGTCCCCCGCAAGGGCTGGCTCGAAGCATTGCTGGGTCACTTCTGCGACCCGGCGGTGGCCCTGGTGGCGCCGCGGATCGTCGCGCTGAATCCGTCCGACAGCGTGGTGGCCCGCTACGAGGCGGTGCGCTCGTCGCTGGACCTCGGCATCCGGGAGGCGCCGGTGATCCCATACGGGACCGTGGCCTACGTGCCCAGTGCCGCCATCATCTGCCGGCGTACCGCGCTGCTGGAGATCGGCGGCTTCGACGAGTCGCTGGTGTCCGGCGAGGACGTCGACCTGTGTTGGCGGCTCAACGAGGCCGGCGCCCGCCTGCGTTACGAGCCGATCGCCACGGTGGCCCACGACCACCGCACCGAGTTGCGAAAGTGGTTCACCCGCAAGTCCTTCTACGGGAGTTCGGCGGCCCCGCTGACGATGCGCCACCCGGGAAAGACCGCGCCGCTGGTGATCTCGGGCTGGACGCTGGTGGTGTGGATGCTGGTCGCGCTGGGCTCCGGGATCGGCTACGCGGCCTCGATTGCGGTCGCGGCGCTGACGGGCCGGCGGATCGCGAAGTCACTGTCGAGTGTGCAGACCGAGCCCATGGAAGTCGCGGTGGTGGCTGCGCAGGGGCTGGGGTCGGCGGCGCTTCAGCTGGCCTCGGCGATCTGCCGGCATTACTGGCCGGTGGCGCTGGTCGCCGCGGTGGTGTCGCGCCGCTGCCGCCGGGTGGTGGTGGTGGCCGCGGTGCTCGACGGCGTGTTCGACTGGGTGAGCCGCCACGGCCACGCCGATGACGACACCAAACGGGTCGGGCTGCTCACCCACCTCGCGCTCAAGCGACTCGACGACATCGCCTACGGGCTCGGTCTGTGGACCGGGGTGATCCGCGAGCGCAACGCCGGCGCCCTCAAGCCGCAGATCCGAGCCTAG
- the mftG gene encoding mycofactocin system GMC family oxidoreductase MftG produces the protein MRVLVVGAGSAGSVLAERLSAETGFQVTVVEAGPGPFDPRVGSQITDGLRLPIGVASSVVRRYRTTLTEAPERHAEIMRGAVVGGSGAVNGGYFCRALPSDVDGWGLPGWSWTDVLPHFVAIENDLDFPGLPHGTAGPITVRRVAEFDGCTASFVQACRAAGFDWIADLNGSTPEHPLPAGVGAVPLNIYGGTRVGPGGAFLQPALQRSNLTLLTDTRVHRLRFSAGRVVGVDCVGPDGPATLTADRVVLCAGAIASAHLLMVSGVGPQRMLAAAGVDVEIDLPVGVDTVDHPEWVLPVSWSPTHGVPPLEAVLTTGDGLEIRPYTAGFGAMTTGGRPDPADQPHLGVTLMRPRSRGRVTIVSADPDVAPVIEHRYDSAPADVELLRSGSRLAAELSCATVQSEPSWATSQHLCGTARMGTVVDERCRVYGVDNLWVVDGSVLPDIPSRGPHATIVMAGHRAAEFVSAAHVSA, from the coding sequence GTGCGCGTTCTCGTCGTCGGCGCCGGTAGTGCGGGATCGGTTCTGGCGGAACGGCTTTCCGCTGAAACAGGCTTCCAGGTCACGGTCGTCGAGGCGGGACCGGGGCCGTTCGATCCCCGGGTGGGCAGCCAGATCACCGATGGATTGCGGCTACCGATCGGGGTGGCCAGCTCGGTGGTGCGCCGCTACCGGACCACGCTGACCGAGGCCCCAGAGCGGCACGCCGAGATCATGCGCGGGGCCGTGGTCGGCGGGTCGGGAGCTGTCAACGGCGGGTACTTCTGCCGTGCGCTGCCGTCGGACGTGGACGGCTGGGGGTTGCCGGGGTGGAGCTGGACCGACGTACTCCCGCATTTCGTCGCGATCGAGAACGACCTGGACTTCCCGGGCCTGCCGCACGGCACGGCGGGGCCGATCACCGTGCGCCGCGTCGCTGAATTCGACGGGTGCACAGCATCTTTCGTGCAGGCATGCCGCGCGGCCGGGTTCGACTGGATCGCGGACCTGAACGGATCGACCCCCGAGCACCCGCTGCCGGCTGGGGTCGGCGCCGTGCCGCTGAACATCTACGGCGGCACCCGGGTCGGCCCTGGCGGTGCGTTCCTGCAGCCGGCGCTGCAGCGGTCCAACCTCACGCTGCTGACCGACACCAGGGTGCACCGACTGCGGTTCTCGGCCGGACGGGTGGTGGGTGTGGACTGCGTCGGCCCGGACGGGCCGGCGACGCTGACCGCGGACCGAGTGGTGCTCTGTGCGGGCGCCATCGCATCGGCTCACCTACTGATGGTGTCCGGGGTCGGACCGCAGCGGATGCTCGCGGCGGCCGGGGTCGACGTCGAGATCGACCTACCGGTCGGTGTCGACACCGTCGACCATCCGGAGTGGGTGCTGCCGGTGAGTTGGTCTCCCACCCACGGGGTCCCGCCGCTGGAGGCGGTGCTGACCACCGGCGACGGGCTGGAGATCCGGCCCTACACCGCGGGATTCGGCGCGATGACGACCGGCGGGCGCCCGGACCCGGCCGACCAGCCGCATCTCGGGGTGACCCTGATGCGCCCGCGCTCGCGCGGCCGGGTCACGATCGTCTCCGCCGATCCGGACGTCGCCCCGGTGATCGAGCACCGCTACGACAGCGCGCCGGCCGACGTGGAACTGCTCCGGTCGGGAAGTCGACTGGCCGCCGAACTATCCTGTGCCACTGTGCAATCCGAGCCGTCGTGGGCGACATCGCAACACCTGTGCGGCACCGCGAGGATGGGCACCGTGGTGGACGAACGGTGCCGCGTGTACGGGGTGGACAACCTGTGGGTGGTGGACGGGTCGGTGCTGCCCGACATCCCCAGCCGCGGCCCGCACGCGACGATCGTGATGGCCGGCCATCGCGCGGCCGAGTTTGTCAGCGCGGCTCACGTATCCGCCTGA